From Streptomyces sp. TLI_105, the proteins below share one genomic window:
- a CDS encoding sugar dehydrogenase complex small subunit, with amino-acid sequence MTHAADFPALSELLTGESSLDQALADAYRERLHRAYPADLDRLIDAWRTAATQPDPGQALAAALDADTALARVAKETIMVWFTAQFKRPDETQDPPGTPEQYRAGLVWQVIRAHPLSAAPTGGYGYWAYQP; translated from the coding sequence ATGACCCACGCGGCCGACTTCCCCGCCCTGTCCGAGCTGCTCACCGGCGAGAGCTCACTGGACCAGGCTCTGGCCGACGCGTACCGCGAACGCCTCCACCGCGCCTACCCCGCCGATCTCGACCGCCTGATCGACGCCTGGCGCACCGCCGCCACCCAGCCCGACCCCGGCCAGGCGCTGGCCGCCGCGCTCGACGCCGACACCGCGCTGGCCCGCGTCGCCAAGGAAACGATCATGGTGTGGTTCACCGCCCAGTTCAAGCGGCCCGACGAGACCCAGGACCCTCCCGGCACGCCGGAGCAGTACCGGGCCGGACTGGTCTGGCAGGTCATCAGGGCCCACCCCCTGTCCGCCGCACCCACCGGCGGATACGGCTACTGGGCCTACCAGCCCTGA